Proteins found in one Oryza glaberrima chromosome 4, OglaRS2, whole genome shotgun sequence genomic segment:
- the LOC127770880 gene encoding probable inorganic phosphate transporter 1-7: MSLATFIVPAEIYPARLRAMSHGISAASGKVGAIIGSFGFLYLAQSPDPAKAAAHGYPPGIGVRNSLFTLAGCSLLGFLLTFLVPEPKGKSLEEMSRENEVDQP, from the exons ATGAGT CTCGCGACGTTCATCGTGCCGGCGGAGATATACCCGGCGAGGCTGCGTGCGATGAGCCACGGGATAtcggcggcgtcggggaagGTGGGCGCGATCATCGGGTCGTTCGGGTTCTTGTACCTGGCGCAGAGCCCTGACccggccaaggcggcggcgcacggctacCCGCCAGGCATCGGCGTCCGCAACTCGCTGTTCACGCTCGCCGGCTGCAGCTTGCTCGGCTTCCTCCTCACCTTCCTGGTGCCCGAGCCCAAGGGCAAGTCGCTCGAGGAGATGTCACGCGAGAACGAGGTCGACCAGCCATGA
- the LOC127769919 gene encoding transcription repressor MYB6-like yields the protein MAAAEVQSAAGWGRQLQQDGGGWRKGPWTSQEDALLVEHVRQHGEGRWNSVSKLTGLKRSGKSCRLRWVNYLRPDLKRGKITPQEESIIVQLHALWGNRWSTIARSLPGRTDNEIKNYWRTHFKKGKPSKNIERARARFLKQRREMQQSQQQQQPKLMPTPTPQSKDIIVAETGDARTDDDAGGAAAAVAPSSSSSSLSMAGREAEDLIMHQDAMDDLMMCPAMSYHLLLHGAAVAGHQLSDGGGSCCASTSEDYGSSEDDGATWGSLWNLDGAAGACTLW from the exons atggcggcggcggaagtgCAGTCGGCTGCCGGGTGGGGGAGGCAGCTGCAGCaggacggcggcgggtggaggaaAGGGCCGTGGACGAGCCAGGAGGACGCGCTGCTCGTCGAGCATGTCAGGCAGCACGGCGAAGGCCGGTGGAATTCTGTCTCCAAGCTTACAG gtCTGAAGAGAAGCGGCAAGAGCTGCAGGCTACGATGGGTTAACTACCTGAGGCCTGATCTGAAGAGAGGCAAGATCACTCCCCAGGAGGAGAGCATCATCGTCCAGCTCCATGCCTTGTGGGGCAACAG GTGGTCGACGATCGCGCGTAGCCTCCCGGGCAGGACggacaacgagatcaagaactacTGGAGGACGCACTTCAAGAAGGGCAAGCCGTCCAAGAACATCGAGCGCGCCAGGGCCAGGTTCCTGAAGCAGCGCCGCGAGATGCAGCagagccagcagcagcagcagccgaagctaatgccgacgccgacgccgcagaGCAAGGACATCATCGTTGCCGAGACCGGTGACGCGcgcaccgacgacgacgcgggcggcgccgcagcGGCtgtggcgccgtcgtcgtcgtcgtcgtctttgtCGATGGCGGGCCGCGAGGCGGAGGACCTGATCATGCACCAGGACGCGATGGACGACCTCATGATGTGCCCCGCCATGTcctaccacctcctcctccacggcgccgccgtcgccggccatcagctgagcgacggcggcggcagctgctgcGCCTCTACCAGCGAGGACTACGGCTCcagcgaggacgacggcgccacCTGGGGCAGCCTGTGGaacctcgacggcgccgccggagcaTGCACGCTGTGGTAG
- the LOC127771575 gene encoding protein CANDIDATE G-PROTEIN COUPLED RECEPTOR 7-like: protein MAASVSLAVAATAVVALLLALPVALAEIKTTPIVADSRPVILFEEFGFKPGGVSAVSVRGVSWRVAEGSKLQAADPGLMGFILISNSLFFQINNESDYAEATGGAFCPLTSKYVLPLFRLKDIAPDGNGKGSVTIDDDDQYTVLFSSCQDGVEVTMEVRTEMYNVRPGGGRGVREYLPVGLLPLPGIFAAASAVYFVFLGAWAWACARHRATAGQIHAVMGALLLFKALKLACAAEDAWYVERTGTPHGWDVAFYVFGFFKGVLLFTVIVLIGTGWSFLKPYLQEREKKVLMIVIPLQVVENIASAVIGETGPAGRDWLAWNQIFLLVDVICCCAVFFPIIWSIRNLREASKTDGKAARNLKKLTLFKQFYLVVVGYLYFTRIAVSAFAAVLSYRYQWVVTVAMEAASLAFYIFVFYNFKPVENNPYLYVGEDEEEEASGQLEMEGTFEI from the coding sequence ATGGCCGCCTCCGTCTCCCTCGCcgtagccgccaccgccgtcgtcgcgctgcTGCTCGCGCTGCCCGTAGCGCTCGCCGAGATCAAGACGACGCCGATCGTCGCCGACTCGCGGCCGGTCATCCTGTTCGAGGAGTTCGGGTTCAAGCCTGGCGGCGTGTCGGCCGTGTCCGTCCGCGGGGTGTCATGGCGGGTGGCCGAGGGGTCGAAGCTCCAGGCCGCCGACCCTGGCCTAATGGGGTTCATCCTCATCTCAAACTCCCTCTTCTTTCAGATCAACAACGAGTCCGACTACGCcgaggccaccggcggcgccttCTGCCCGCTCACCAGCAAGTACGTGCTGCCGCTGTTCCGGCTCAAGGACATCGCCCCCGACGGCAACGGCAAGGGCTCCGTcaccatcgacgacgacgaccagtaCACGGTGCTGTTCAGCAGCTGCCAGGACGGCGTCGAGGTGACCATGGAGGTGCGCACCGAGATGTACAACgtgcggcccggcggcggccgcggcgtcagGGAGTACCTCCCCGTCGGGCTCCTCCCGCTGCCGGGCATcttcgcggcggcgtcggcggtgtaCTTCGTGTTCCTGggcgcgtgggcgtgggcgtgcgCCAGGCACCGCGCGACGGCGGGGCAGATCCACGCGGTGATGGGGGCGCTGCTGCTGTTCAAGGCGCTGAAGCTGGCGTGCGCGGCGGAGGACGCGTGGTACGTGGAGCGCACGGGGACGCCGCACGGGTGGGACGTGGCGTTCTACGTGTTCGGCTTCTTCAAGGGCGTCCTCCTCTTCACCGTCATCGTGCTCATCGGCACCGGCTGGTCCTTCCTGAAGCCGTACCTCCAGGAGCGGGAGAAGAAGGTGCTGATGATCGTGATCCCGCTCCAGGTGGTGGAGAACATCGCGTCGGCGGTGATCGGGGAGACGGGGCCGGCGGGGAGGGACTGGCTGGCGTGGAACCAgatcttcctcctcgtcgacgtcaTCTGCTGCTGCGCCGTCTTCTTCCCCATCATCTGGTCCATCCGCAACCTGCGCGAGGCGTCCAAGACCGACGGCAAGGCGGCCAGGAACCTCAAGAAGCTCACCCTCTTCAAGCAGTTctacctcgtcgtcgtcggctacCTCTACTTCACGCGGATCGCCGTctcggccttcgccgccgtgctcaGCTACAGGTACCAGTGGGTGGTCACCGTCGCCATGGAGGCGGCCAGCCTGGCCTTCTACATCTTCGTCTTCTACAACTTCAAGCCGGTGGAGAACAACCCGTACCTGTACGTCggcgaagacgaggaggaggaggccagcgGGCAGCTTGAGATGGAGGGCACTTTCGAGATATAA